DNA sequence from the Nicotiana tomentosiformis chromosome 3, ASM39032v3, whole genome shotgun sequence genome:
TATCCCAAGTCTCAATGTCACTAGACTAAAAAAGTAATATCAAACAAGCGCTCCTCAACCATGCCCCAAGAACAATAAAATCCAGTTTCCTCATAAATAGTAGCAAGCTGGTCATCGAACCAAAATCAATCTGAGGTTCACCATGAAATAAATTCATGCTAAACAGAGGCAAAGACAACATAGTGCCTCCTCTCCCCCTGGCTAAGCACCCTGTCCATCTACCCCCTACAGAGCTAAAATAGAAAGAACGCTAAAGCTAGCGCTCTCTATTTCTCTCTATGATACACACATACATACCCCTCCTTTCCAGCCAATTTATCCACAACTAAAGACAAACTTAAAACTATTATGAAAATGGATCATGCAAATGGTCATAAAGACAAAACTTATCTATTTGCAAACACATATGCAGAAAGCTAGAGCTACCATGAACATAATCTTCCATGAAAGGTCAGTGTTCACATAACGTTTCTCCCTTACCTAAGGATCAGGTTAAACATCTCACATTTTACCTCCTCCTCCGGTGGCATGTATATCATAGATGCCAGTATTTCAACAGAATAGAAGAGCATGTGAAGCAAAGTCCAACAAATAGATGGCCCACGGGCAAAATTAAGGTCAACACCAATTTTCAAGCGTGAAAATCAACAAATAGGCAAATCTATTACATAAATTTTAACCTTTAATCCGCCAACTTACAGATAACATGAATAAAAATGTAGTAACAAACAAGTAAAGGAATTGAATACAGATCTAAAAATTGGAAATTACAGATCCAATCTAGATCTATAATCTAGATACAAAATTTCTAAGTATTCCCTGCAAAATCCAACGCACGAACTAGTTTTTCTACCAAAGAAATATTACAGTTCAATTAAATTGAATAACTGATTCACATCAAATTTAGAAGCTCCACAAACCAACCTCATAATCGTGTCACCAAACGTGATCCGACTAGACACGAGCAGCAACAGCCGGAGCAGCGGCAGCCGCGGCAGAGGAGGCAGCACCGCCGAGGAACGAAAGGAATCCAACGTTGCCCGGCTCTTGATCATCAAGGAACAAATCCTCCGGAACCCTAAAAGCTCCATGAGCACAAACAATAGCCAGTCCAACAAGGAGTGCAGATATGAGCAGCGATCCAACACTGGTGAGGAACACCACAACAATAGTGGACACTACTAAGATCCCCAGCGTTTCGCGGTCAGAGAAAGTGCGGCCAAGGATAACAACAGGCTGATCTGAGGGTCTAAACAGGTACAGGAAAAACCAGCCACCGAGGAGAGCGAGGAGGACGAGGA
Encoded proteins:
- the LOC104110915 gene encoding PRA1 family protein B1-like, producing MASPATLPISSPQSTAAAGAQSQPPIATPAFRSFISRLSSSIRQGFVQRRPWYELLDRTSFARPDSVAEAASRVRKNFSYFRVNYISLLAVVLALSLLSHPFSLLVLLALLGGWFFLYLFRPSDQPVVILGRTFSDRETLGILVVSTIVVVFLTSVGSLLISALLVGLAIVCAHGAFRVPEDLFLDDQEPGNVGFLSFLGGAASSAAAAAAPAVAARV